From the Alteromonas sp. CI.11.F.A3 genome, the window CAACAAACACGTATTTGCTAATCCACAATCTCCCCAAAAAAGAGCGCGTAATACCCCCGTGGAAGGGGTCACAAAAATAAGTGCGTGGATTGCACAGTCACCCGCTATGCAAGCACTGGAAGCCATGATTGAGCAAGTTGCTGATACGCAAGCTAGTGTGCTTATTTTAGGCGAAAACGGGACGGGTAAGTCGCTGCTTGCTGAGCGTATTCATCATTTATCAAGTCGACATTCCGCACCTTTAGTGTCTGTTAATATGGGGGCTATACCCGAAAGCCTCTTTGAAAGTGAGCTTTTTGGACATGTTAAAGGCGCCTTTACAGATGCCAAAGAAGCCCGCAAAGGGCGCTTTGAATTAGCGCAAAACGGCACGTTATTTTTCGATGAAATTGGCGCGTTGCCTAACGCAGTTCAACCGAAGCTGCTTCGGGTGCTGGAAAGTAATGAATTTGAGCCGGTGGGTTCAAGCATAACGCATAGTGCAAATGTCAGAATTATAAGTGCTACAAACGCGAACTTAAATGACATGGTGGAAAGTGGCACGTTTCGACGAGATCTCATGTTCCGCCTAAATACGTTTGTGCTATTGCTACCACCTTTACGAGAAAGAAAAGAAGACATTGCTCTATTGGTAAAAAATCTTGTTGATAAATTTTCCGTGAAGTATAAGAAAAGCAAATTAAAACTAAATGACGAGGTGGTGAGACTTCTAAATGATTATAGTTGGCCTGGGAACGTGCGTGAACTCAGTCACGTTATTGAGCGTGCTGTCATTCTTTGCCGGGAAAACGTTATAGAGCCATCGCATATCATGTTGACGGATAAAAAAGCGCCGCAAGATGAGATTGATAAGCGCGCTTTGCGTTCCTTAGATGAAGTTGAATTTGATATGATCATTCACGCGCTAAAAAAATATCAGGGTCATATGAGTAAAGCTGCTTCTGCATTGGGGATCTCTCGTAACGCCTTGTACCGAAGGTTGGAAAAATACCAGCTAAACAAAGAGGACTTTGAGATTGAATAATGGAAGTTATTCGGTAGAGTTCAAGGTTAAAGCCGGACTGGCTGGCGTAGTTGTTATTTTTCTTGGTTTAGCGGCCTTTATTGGACTCACATTAAACTGGTCCTTACTGGCTATATTCACACTTCTTTTTTTTCTATCTTATCCACTATGTTGGGCAGCGTGGCGAGCATGGGATTTTTGGCGTTCATCCATCATGCGGGTAACGGCTTATGTGCAAAGCATTAACATGGGAGAGTCGGGAGTAAGCTTAACTCAGCGCGGCAAGTCAGTGCTTATTGGCGATTTAGTTCGTGAAATTAAACTACTGCAATCAACACACTCATCAAACACAGCTTCAACGCAGATGCTCACGGTATTGTTGGCGCAATTGTTTGAAGATATTCCCATTGCCATTATTCTGTTTGACGATAATTTCACGTTAATTTATGCAAACCGAGAAGCCTATGCCATTAGTGAGATAAGTTTGCTGCAAGGCATGAATGCCTCTCAGTTGGGCTTCGTTGTAAAGAATGCAAAAATCCATCATCCATCACTTTCAAAAAGTTGGCGCTCTCAGTCTAGTGCGCTTAACTACCTGCAACAATCTGCACATTTGTTTACTGCTGTGAATATCGATTCCGAATTAAAGCAAAGCGAGCAAGCCGTTCAGAAAAACCTTGTTAGAGTGCTTAGTCACGAGTTACGAAATACCCTTACGCCCATGTCGTCAATGGCCGAAACCATTCTTTCTATGCAGCAATGGGATACCGAGCAGGTACGTAAAGTACTATCAAGGGTTAAAACGCGCTCTGACGGTTTGCTTAACTTTGTTGAGCGGTTTGCTGAAGTAGCAAAAATCCCCGAGCCAAGTTATGAATACTTCGATTTAACACTCCTGATTGAGCAAACCAAAGTATTGCTAGGCAGCAATGACACGCTGAGTTTTGTGGGGCAAAAAAGCGGTTACGGTGATCCTCAGTTACTGGCTCAGGTGCTTATTAATTTGATTAAAAATGCCGTTGAATCCGTTGATGGAAAAGGGGTTAACATAGAGATTCAATTTTATATAAAAGACACCCAACAACATCTTATTGTCTCTGACAATGGCACGGGCTTTTCAAACATAGAGAACGCCATTACCCCGCTTTTCACCACCAAAACCAATGGCGCTGGTATTGGTTTGACCTTCGTTGAATCGGTTTTAAGTAAGCATGGCGGTAAACTGAAACTCTCAAATAAATCGACGGGTGGGGCTCACGTCGAATTACTATGGCCCTCGAGTAGCGTAAGCAGTGTGGCTAACTAATCACAAATAATAGGGGCAAAGTACGTTTTACGTAAAATGTACTCTACCCCTTTTTTTATTTTTCTATAACTCATCTGTACCTATATATATTACCAATATAAATATTACTGATAGTGGTGTCATGTTAGTTTAGCTCACACATTGAGTTTGATTAACATAGCGAGACAACCAAAATGAATAAATCAAAACAGCTGTTTACTCTTATCAAATCAGAAGGCGAACTAGAGGTTTCTATCAAAGAGATAGACGTTCCAGAGCCTCAGTCCCATGAAGTAGTAGTTCGTATGGAAGCTTCACCTATCAACCCTTCTGATATGTGGCCCATGTTTGGCCCTGCCAGCCTCGATAAAGCCACCTTTGATGCCAGCAAAAATGCGTTGGTTGCACCGGTGCATAAGTCAATGTTGATGCGTATTAAGTCACGCCTCGATCAAACTTTACCTATCGGAAATGAGGGGGCTGGAACGGTTGTTGGGGCAGGCGATAGCCCTGAAGCTCAGGCGTTGATGGGTAAAACGGTTTCTATTCTTACTGGCGCTGCGTACACCGAGTATGCGTGCGTTCCAGCTCAAGCATGTTTGCCACATATGGACAGCACAACGGCGCAGCAAGCAGCGTCTTCGTTTGTAAACCCGTTGACAGCATTGGGTATGGTAGAAACCATGCGTATGGAAGGGCACAAAGCCTTAGTTCATACCGCAGCGGCATCTAACTTGGGCCAAATGCTAAACAAAATCTGCTTAGAAGAAGGCGTAGATTTGGTTAACATTGTGCGTAGTCAGCAACAGGTCGATATTCTTAAAGGTTTAGGCGCTAAAATTGTGCTTGATTCTACCAGCCAGAATTTCAAAGCAGAGCTTTATCAAGCTATCGATGAGACGGGCGCTACGTTGGCGTTTGACGCCATTGGCGGCGGCGAGTTAGTCAGCGATATTCTTACCATGATGGAAGCGTCTGGCAGTAAAGATGCTAAAGGCTTCAATACCTATGGTTCAGACAGCAACAAGCAAGTGTATATCTACGGCGGCTTAGACTTCTCTCCAACTACGCTAAATCGCGCATTTGGTATGACATGGGGAATTGGTGGCTGGTTGCTAATGCGCTTCTTAGGCAAGCTAGATAAAAAGCGTGTTGGTGCACTTTATCAGAAAGTTGCTGCTGAAATTAACACTACCTTTGCGTCTTCTTACACCAAAGAGTTAACCCTTGAAGAAGCGCTGCAGCCTGAAAATGTAGCGCTATACAACGCTAAGAAAACCGGCGAGAAATACCTTATTGTTCCTAATAAGTAAATAAATAACGGGTCAGAGTTAATTATTCCAAAAAGTACTCTGACCCCATTTTATTAAAGAAAACTGGCTATTTCGTTAAGTGATTTTTTCTGCTTAGCATGAGCCGGTACGGTGGCTTCGGCTGCGGGATAGCCAGCAATAATTAGCATATAAGCCCTTTCATTTTCTGGCCTGTTACACACTTGCGTTAAAAAGTTCATGGGCTTTGGGGTATGAGTTAACGTAGCCAAACCCGCATTGTGTAGGGCAGTGATCAGCATTCCAACCGCAATGCCTACCGATTCATGAACGTAGTAATTCTGACGCCTGTCTCCGCTTTCTGTTTCACCAGACTTCTGGCTAAATACGGCAATAAGCCAAGGTGCCAATTCCAAATAGGGTTTACTTGAGTCTGTACCTAACGGTTTAAGATCTTGTAGCCACTGCTCTCCAGCACGCCCTTCATAAAACCCACGCTCATGGGCTTCTGCTTGCTCCCTTACCTGCTGTTTCACGGAAGAAGAGTTAATTGCCGCAAAATGCCAAGGCTGGTGGTTAGCACCGCTTGGTGCAGTGCCAGCCGTTAGTAGGCAATTTTCGATAACCTTTTTGTCTACAGGCCTGTCGCTAAAATGGCGAATGCTGTGGCGACGTTGCATGGTTTGCAAGAAGTCAGCGCTGCGCGATACCATTTCATTTTCTGGATATTCAACAAAGTCATCTAGCGGTGAGTGGTCGTGTGGTTGCATTTTGTAGTCTCATTTCCAGAATTAATGGGGTCAGAATATAGTAACTGAGCACATTAACCGAATACATCAGCTGAGTACATTAGCCAGAGCGGTTTAGATGAAATTAGCGTTTCATTCGATAGCGCCGTGGCTTGACGAGCTGCCTTCATATAGCGTTTCTTTCCATATCGTCCTTTCATATCTTCCTGTCCATAGCGTTCCTGCTCGCTTGTGTTTTGCTATAAAGGCTACGTTAATCGCAGGTAGATTGTGTGTGTGCTTTGCACTTATAGTAGAATAGGCATAAGCAGATCATCACGTAATCATTATGGTGTGTTATTTAACCTGAACCTCAGATAAGCAACGCCTGTAAGCCAAGCTTTCCTCTCTGTTTTTATCGCCCAGCATGGATTGAAAATAGATAGCCAATAGTTCATTAATTGAAATGTTTGGTAGGAATCACTGTGTTTTGATATTTCTTATCTAAGATTTAGGTTGGTTAGCTAATTTTTGTGGTGATTTAAAGATAATACCTACCTTCTACTTTTACATATTTGGAACACCAAATGTCAGATAAATTTTTTTTTAAAGGTCGTAAAGACGCCCGTCAAACGACCCTAACATACGGTTATGAAAGAAACGCTAGCCGTATTGCAGGCAGTAAAAAATACCCGCTTAAATTAATGGTAACCAATGAAGCTAGAAAACAAGAAGTAGATGCATTAGTGGCGGAAGCTGGTTTGTATGCAGATATTACCGTTGATACAAAGGAAGGCGCGATAGAGTCTATACAAGAATTAACAGTGTTGCTGAATAAAAAGGGTACTGTAACCGTAGAGAAAGTCCCTGCTCGTAACGACCCGTGTATCTGCGGTAGCGGTAAAAAGTATAAGAAGTGCTGCGGTTAGTAAGAATCTAAATTAATGGTGTCAGAGTACGTTATTGCTTTGCTTGAAAAGTACTCTGAACCCATCTTTGCCTTTTTTATTTGCAAGTCACACCAGAAAGCATTTCGGTTTCACCGGTTTGATTGTTGCGTAAAATGCAGTGCTTACCATCGGTCAGCAAAGTAAACGTAAACGCAGGGTTGTTGTGCCTTCCTTCAATAGGCAATCTTCGCTCATCCATATGCGCTTTGCGCTCAATGCTGACCTGCGAAGACTCAGAAAAGACATCGTCGGCAAGGGTAATTTTTACCCCGCCAAACCAACTGCTTATTTTACTCTCAATTTGCTGTTTTTGCGCTAAGTTCAAGTTGCTAGCATAAGCTTCAACCAAGTCGCTTTCTTGGTTGGGCGCGGTGGTTGCGCAACCACTTGCGAAGGCAAGTGGAATCGCAACTAAACCTATTACAGCGTTAATAATGAGGGGCTTATTAAGCGCCATTATTTGCGCTCCTCAATAACAGGTTCGTTAATTTTATTGTGTAAAATTAACGTTTCTCTTTGTGTGTTGGGGTTATCGATGGCTAGCAAAGTGCTTCCTTGAGCTTGAGCATTTTCCGAAGCACTCGCCGTATTTTCTTTACTGGTCGATGCATCGGCTAAGTCTTCTACTGAAGTCACTACTGGGCAATTTCCTGTCGCAGAATATCCTATCGCTGCTGCCAACATACCTTCTTCGGGATTACCTAGTGCTGTTGTAAAGTCGTCCTCTACAGCACAACCTGGTAGTTCAAAGTCGAAGTTGGGTGAATCTGTTGGCATAAAGCCGTCAGCATAATCACCAAACCCTTTATTATTCACGCCTTGGAATTGAATTGTAAAATAGGTTTCGCCGCAGTTGTCGGTAGGGTAAAAACCATAGGGTTTGCCACAGGTAGTAGAGCCTATTTGAATCACATCTACATCTATACCCCGTAATCCATTCATTACCGCCTCACTGGCGGAGCATGTTGAGTCTGTGGTGATCACATATACGCGAGTTAGCGACAAGCTAGGTAACAAGGTACTGGTTAATACGCCAGCATTATAGTCAATCTCATTGCTGTAAAACGGCGTGGCTTGGAGTGCCGCTCCGGTTACTGGGTTCGTTGTTGTGCTCTTATCATTAAAGCGGGTGGTTTCGAAAATAGCGTTATTGGTTTGGCTTGGCCCCGCGACCATATAGGAAACCTGAGAAGCCAGTGCCAACAAGCCACCACCGTTGTAGCGCAAGTCTATAACCAGTTCGGTTATGTTCTCTTCTACAAATAAATCAAACGCATCGATAAGATCATCTTGAGCCGTGCGAATAAAGGTATTGAACTGAAAGTAGCCGGTTTTGCTAGTATCAAGGTTAAGCACACTTACGTTTTGCACTGGCGTTACATTTATATCAGCGGATGTGATATCTACCACCAGTGGGCTACCATCAATAAGTTCGAATTCGAAGCTGGTTTCAGTGCCTGCGTTGTCGGGAAACAGTGCTTCGTTAATGGCATCTACACCGCTTTGGCTGTTGTCGTTAACGAAATCGATACCATTAATTGTAATCAATGAAGCGCCGCGAGGAACATTGGCTAGCGCTGCAGGAGAGTTCGGTTCAGTAAATCGAACCACAAGCTCACGGGGCGAAGTGTTAGCAACAAACTCCCAGTCGAAGCCGTAGCCAGAAGAAACACCGGTTTGTGTGAGTTCATTGTATTCAGCGGTATCCTGAGAAAAGTGAAAGTTATCTTTTGCAGTTCCGCTAGGGGTTAATTCGTTGGTTTTTAATTGATCGAAGTAACCCAATACCGAAAAGTTATCAGGGTTGTTGTCATCAACTTCGTCGTACCAAAGGTAGGTGTCGTTGGTCCATGAACGCAACCATAGTTTTTCTTCTAATGCTGAGCCTTGTGAATCAGGGTAAGCACTACCCGTAAAAGGATCTGTGCCTGTTCTAGGTGTTTCACACTTTGCGATGAACGTTGACTGTGATTCATAAACACCAGGCTCCCAAGACGGCCCGCTGCTTACCGGTGGTGTAGGTGTTACGGTGTTGCCGCCACCCCCTCCGCCGCCACAGCCACTTAACATGGCAACAGTTACTGCAAGAGCAACACCAGTACATTTACGCGCGTTCATCAGCATAGATTTCCCTTATCTAGTCGGCCAACAAAGCGCAGGCCTTCGAATTAAATAAATACTGCCACATCAAGATAGACCTGACTACATAGGAACTTTAAATTAATGTAGGGATTCGATAGGGGCATGATAGTGATTCCTTTATAATGGTACGTACTAAGGAGAAAGTGAAGTGAGTGAATACGCACGATATTTCAATGGCTACCCCCAGACTGTTGTTGCGCAAGCACTTCAACTAATAGCCGACAACAAGTTAAGTAATTACCTCGTTAAAAAATACCCCAATGCGCATACTATAACGACCGATAAATTACTTTATAGTTATGCAACCGCCTTAAAAAAGCGTTACGTAAAAAATGCGCCACCCTTTGGCCGAGCGGCATTTAAAAAGCAAGGTGATATGGTTACTAATGCCTTAGGTACGCATACCTATCGCATGCAAGGTAAAACACGTAAACATGACTTAGCCATTAACAGCGACTTATTGCACGCCCCCGAACCATTATTAAAGGCGCTTGTGGTACATGAACTTGCTCATTTCAAAGAAAAAGATCACAACAAGGGCTTTTATCAACTTTGTTGTTATATGGAGCCGGATTACCACCAGTTAGAATTAGATTTACGTTTGTTTTGTGTTGCGGTTGCTATGGGCGAAAATCCTTACAGATAAGTCGGCGAGCACATGTTTAAATTTGATGGGTAGAACGACTTTCGCTAATTATCCGTTGCGATGCACGAACTACCCAGCCTTTCCCTTACACAATCAAAAACAAGGTTGCAGCAGTGGCTGCGGCCATCGTGAAGTTAAAACGCTTTCTGCGCATGGGCGAACTAAGCCAAATTTTGATTTTTGCGCCCACGGCAGCCCATATAGAAATGCACGGAAACCCAATGAGCGCGAAAGCGATAACAATGGCAAGGCCAGATTCCACGTAGTGTTCACCAGGAACCGTGAACGTACCTACACTTGCCAGTGCCATCATCCACGCTTTAGGGTTAATTAATTGAAATAGTGCGCCCTCCCACCACTTAAGAGGCCCTTGGCGGGTGGTTTTCTTTATTTCAATTTCATCAGTAGGGGCGGTCGCAATTTTGATCGCCAGCCACAATAAGTACGCAATACCCAATACTTTTAACACGGTATATAAGGCGGGAAACAAAGTGAAAAGTGCACCTACGCCTAAAAGCGTACTAACCATAAGCCCTGCAACGCCTATAACTATGCCCAACATGTGTGGAATCGACTTCTTGTAGCCATACTGTGCTCCAGATGCTAATAGCATTAAGTTGTTGGGGCCTGGCGTTACTGTGCTAACAAAAGCAAAGGTAGCGAGTGCAAAAAGTAACGAAGTTTCCATGGTTTTCCTTTCCTCTAATGTTCTATTCAAACCAATAAGCGACAGTTGAGCTGCACATATATGGGCGTTATTTAGTAACGCCACAAAATAGTACATTTAAAAATGTGTATGCATCAGAGCCAAAGGTGCTAAAAATAAGCCATACAGATGGGTGGGAAAGAGCACTG encodes:
- a CDS encoding M48 family metallopeptidase, with the translated sequence MSEYARYFNGYPQTVVAQALQLIADNKLSNYLVKKYPNAHTITTDKLLYSYATALKKRYVKNAPPFGRAAFKKQGDMVTNALGTHTYRMQGKTRKHDLAINSDLLHAPEPLLKALVVHELAHFKEKDHNKGFYQLCCYMEPDYHQLELDLRLFCVAVAMGENPYR
- a CDS encoding sensor histidine kinase, with translation MNNGSYSVEFKVKAGLAGVVVIFLGLAAFIGLTLNWSLLAIFTLLFFLSYPLCWAAWRAWDFWRSSIMRVTAYVQSINMGESGVSLTQRGKSVLIGDLVREIKLLQSTHSSNTASTQMLTVLLAQLFEDIPIAIILFDDNFTLIYANREAYAISEISLLQGMNASQLGFVVKNAKIHHPSLSKSWRSQSSALNYLQQSAHLFTAVNIDSELKQSEQAVQKNLVRVLSHELRNTLTPMSSMAETILSMQQWDTEQVRKVLSRVKTRSDGLLNFVERFAEVAKIPEPSYEYFDLTLLIEQTKVLLGSNDTLSFVGQKSGYGDPQLLAQVLINLIKNAVESVDGKGVNIEIQFYIKDTQQHLIVSDNGTGFSNIENAITPLFTTKTNGAGIGLTFVESVLSKHGGKLKLSNKSTGGAHVELLWPSSSVSSVAN
- a CDS encoding zinc-binding dehydrogenase yields the protein MNKSKQLFTLIKSEGELEVSIKEIDVPEPQSHEVVVRMEASPINPSDMWPMFGPASLDKATFDASKNALVAPVHKSMLMRIKSRLDQTLPIGNEGAGTVVGAGDSPEAQALMGKTVSILTGAAYTEYACVPAQACLPHMDSTTAQQAASSFVNPLTALGMVETMRMEGHKALVHTAAASNLGQMLNKICLEEGVDLVNIVRSQQQVDILKGLGAKIVLDSTSQNFKAELYQAIDETGATLAFDAIGGGELVSDILTMMEASGSKDAKGFNTYGSDSNKQVYIYGGLDFSPTTLNRAFGMTWGIGGWLLMRFLGKLDKKRVGALYQKVAAEINTTFASSYTKELTLEEALQPENVALYNAKKTGEKYLIVPNK
- a CDS encoding sigma-54 dependent transcriptional regulator, which codes for MPSTKGMVVVVDDDEDIRFALSMLLSNEGYQVLEANDPKQLARILAQQTPNLVLLDMNFRRDTTSGGEGLEVLELLTQQNIATVLMTAWGNIELAVKGMQLGAADFVEKPWDNQKLIELVNKHVFANPQSPQKRARNTPVEGVTKISAWIAQSPAMQALEAMIEQVADTQASVLILGENGTGKSLLAERIHHLSSRHSAPLVSVNMGAIPESLFESELFGHVKGAFTDAKEARKGRFELAQNGTLFFDEIGALPNAVQPKLLRVLESNEFEPVGSSITHSANVRIISATNANLNDMVESGTFRRDLMFRLNTFVLLLPPLRERKEDIALLVKNLVDKFSVKYKKSKLKLNDEVVRLLNDYSWPGNVRELSHVIERAVILCRENVIEPSHIMLTDKKAPQDEIDKRALRSLDEVEFDMIIHALKKYQGHMSKAASALGISRNALYRRLEKYQLNKEDFEIE
- a CDS encoding S41 family peptidase — protein: MNARKCTGVALAVTVAMLSGCGGGGGGGNTVTPTPPVSSGPSWEPGVYESQSTFIAKCETPRTGTDPFTGSAYPDSQGSALEEKLWLRSWTNDTYLWYDEVDDNNPDNFSVLGYFDQLKTNELTPSGTAKDNFHFSQDTAEYNELTQTGVSSGYGFDWEFVANTSPRELVVRFTEPNSPAALANVPRGASLITINGIDFVNDNSQSGVDAINEALFPDNAGTETSFEFELIDGSPLVVDITSADINVTPVQNVSVLNLDTSKTGYFQFNTFIRTAQDDLIDAFDLFVEENITELVIDLRYNGGGLLALASQVSYMVAGPSQTNNAIFETTRFNDKSTTTNPVTGAALQATPFYSNEIDYNAGVLTSTLLPSLSLTRVYVITTDSTCSASEAVMNGLRGIDVDVIQIGSTTCGKPYGFYPTDNCGETYFTIQFQGVNNKGFGDYADGFMPTDSPNFDFELPGCAVEDDFTTALGNPEEGMLAAAIGYSATGNCPVVTSVEDLADASTSKENTASASENAQAQGSTLLAIDNPNTQRETLILHNKINEPVIEERK
- a CDS encoding PBPRA1643 family SWIM/SEC-C metal-binding motif protein, whose translation is MSDKFFFKGRKDARQTTLTYGYERNASRIAGSKKYPLKLMVTNEARKQEVDALVAEAGLYADITVDTKEGAIESIQELTVLLNKKGTVTVEKVPARNDPCICGSGKKYKKCCG
- a CDS encoding nitroreductase family protein is translated as MQPHDHSPLDDFVEYPENEMVSRSADFLQTMQRRHSIRHFSDRPVDKKVIENCLLTAGTAPSGANHQPWHFAAINSSSVKQQVREQAEAHERGFYEGRAGEQWLQDLKPLGTDSSKPYLELAPWLIAVFSQKSGETESGDRRQNYYVHESVGIAVGMLITALHNAGLATLTHTPKPMNFLTQVCNRPENERAYMLIIAGYPAAEATVPAHAKQKKSLNEIASFL
- a CDS encoding LysE family translocator → METSLLFALATFAFVSTVTPGPNNLMLLASGAQYGYKKSIPHMLGIVIGVAGLMVSTLLGVGALFTLFPALYTVLKVLGIAYLLWLAIKIATAPTDEIEIKKTTRQGPLKWWEGALFQLINPKAWMMALASVGTFTVPGEHYVESGLAIVIAFALIGFPCISIWAAVGAKIKIWLSSPMRRKRFNFTMAAATAATLFLIV